GGATCATTCCCAATGCTTGCACGAGGAAAACTAAGCCATAGGCTAAAACCGGGCTAGAAAAGACAAGTTTACCGATATTTAAAATCGTACCGCCTAAAACCGTGGCTAATCCCCGTGCGATCGCTTGGGATAATCCCCAAGCGCCGATAAAAGTTCCTGCGGTTTCGGCGGCGGTTAAATCTAACATTAAACTGGTAGCCCCGGCGGTAATCATTCCCGAAGCTAAACCGAAAAAGAGCAAGCTTGATTTTAATAAACTTTGATTAGCAGAAAAGCCGGCAAAAATCAAGAGAATAAAACAAATTGTTGCAAAAATACAGCCATATTTAGTGGTTTTTTGTTTACCGATGCGGGGAATGAGCATAAAACCCGTGGCAGCAATACCAAAAAGGGTTCCGGTTCCCCAAAAAGCGTTCAATTGGGTGGTTTGGGCGATACACATCCCAAAAACCTCGCCGCCAAAGGGTTCCATAATTGCATCCTGCATAAATAAACTCAAAGTCATCATCAGCAGAAAGGTGAAAAATAAACCGGTTTGCCGACTAGCGGTGAGAACTTGTAGGGCATCTTTAAAGGTAATTTGATCCTCTCTTTGCACAAGAGTGGACCGACTACTAAAACGAGAATATTTTTTTTCTACGCCAAAAGTCGCTAAAATGCAGAGACCGAAAACGATAGCGGGCATAATCGCGAACACGGGGTTAATATTCGCCTGTAGCTGCGGAATATTGGCTATAGGGGCTGATTGAGTCGGATCATAGGTCAAAATATTTGTACCGCAGATATTGGGAGTATCCAGCAAACGAGAACTAACGATCGCCCCGACGACGATTCCCACCATCAGCATTGACCAAACTATAGCAACTAATTGCGATCGATTATCTTCATCGGACACATCCACCAAGAGGGCAGCAAAAGGGGTGGAACTGGCGCTTAAAGCTAGTCCGTAGAGGGCGAAAATTAAAGCTAAGAGGGCAATCCAGGCGTAGGAAATGGTATTCCATCCCGAAGTTTGAATACTAAGTCCCAATTGCCAAACTACCTGCAAAGCAATAAAAGCTAAAGCGGTAAAAACTGCCGCCCCAATCCAGACATAACCGCTGCGATGATGACCGAAAATAGTTTTACCGTCGGATCTTTGCCCAAACCAGATGCGTGCTGGACTAACAAACTGGTGCATAGCGATCGCAGCTGCGGCGAGAAAGGGTAAAACTTTTAACTCATCAATCATAATCCGATTGAGAACCCCCAAAGTCAGCAGAGACATAATACCTAGTCCCATCTGAAAGAGTCCTAAGCGAAACATGGTAAAAAGCCCCAGTTTTGGCAGGGGTTTTGGGGATGAGTGAGTAGAATTGGAGATATCGCTGGTAGCCATGGTTAAATCAATACAAAAAAAGCCAGTATTTAAAAATTTAACGCAGGACGAGCAGACATCTTCTGGGGATTTAATTTTCTATCTCCAATAACCAAGTGGTCAGATCTGTCAAGCTGGTAAAATCGAGCAGCGCTTCTCCTAAAGTTTCTAATTGTTCTAGAGATAGTTCTTGGATTTGTTGGCCTAAAGTCGAGGATATTTCACCTAAACGACGGTTAAGTAGCCGTAGAATCAAAGAAACCGCTTCTTCTCGTCTTCCTTCCTCTCTTCCTTGTGCTTTTCCACTTTCCCGGATATCCTGATAAATAACTGATTCGCGCATAATTTCTTCCCTTAATAAGCTTCCGATGATTTCCTTACTTAATACTAACCCCGCCAGAATTGCTGTAGCGGCGGCTAAATTGCTTTTTTCAGTTCTACCCTCGATATTATCAATTTTTGCGGCTACTTGTCGTAGAATTTCGGGACGATTAGGGGTTTTTCCTAGATTGGCCAAGGGTAACAATCCTGATAATCCTAACATTTCCTCAGCAGCAATTTCCCAGAGACGAAGCACTTCATATTCATGACGGGTATTGGGAAGAATAAAAGCGTTTTCCTGCACCAAAGGTGATGAGGTTTCTTTCAGGTAAATTACCACTTGTCGCATGGTTTTTTTGGGGAAGCGACGATAGACTCTAGTGCGATAATCTAACATCCGAAAGGACATTTTTGGGTCAGGTTCGGTCTGGAATTCGAGATGAAGAATCATCTGATCTGATTCTAACAAAATCAGGGCATCGGCCCGAATCGGTTCTAGAGACAGTTCCGAGGGACTCAATTGGGTGAAGGAGAGAGGTTCTCCTAATAACCATTGGGCGAAGTCACGACTATAATTTTCAGCGAGAAATTTACAGACATTATCATACATTTCTTGATTCTAATCAATTAGATATTTATAGCGTCTCTGATCAAGATAAAGTCTAACCTAATTTGGTATCGACGAGCGACTCCCCAAAACAAAAACTTTGTACCTCATCATTAAGATAACTGCTGTAAATTCGATCGAGAGATGGGGAGAGGAAAGTGTAGATTACAATAAAACTGAGCCTCAAGGAGACTCAGTTTCCAGTTTTTTAAGGACGGGAAATTAACGAATGTACTCTTTGAGGATACTATTACGGTTAGGGTGACGCAGTTTCCGCAGGGCCTTGGCTTCTATTTGACGAATGCGCTCGCGAGTAACGTTGAAAATCTGGCCGATTTCTTCGAGTGTTTTCATCCGGCCGTCATCTAAACCGTAGCGTAGCCGCAGCACATCGCGTTCGCGAGGACTAAGGGTATCGAGGACGTTTTCTAAATCCTCGCGTAATAAATTTTTAGAAACTTCATCTTCTGGGGTTTCCCCATCCGCTTCGATAAAGTCTCCTAAACGAGAATCTTCTTCTTTACCGATGGGAGTCTCTAGAGAAATCGGTAATTGAGCAGATTTGGCAATAAAACGCAGTTTTTCGATGGTCATCTCCATCTTGGTGGCGATTTCTTCCTCGGTGGGTTTGCGGCGCATTTCCTGAGAAAGAATCTTGGTGGTTTTTTTGATCCGGGAGATGGTTTCGTAGAGGTGGACGGGAAGACGAATGGTGCGGGATTGATCGGCGATCGCCCGGGTGATGGCTTGACGAATCCACCAAGTGGCATAGGTGGAGAATTTATAACCCTTTTCGTGGTCGAATTTTTCGGCGGCGCGGATCAAACCGAGGGAACCTTCTTGAATTAAATCTTGGAAGGAAAGACCGCGATTCATGTATTTCTTGGCGATCGAAACCACTAAACGCAGGTTCGATTGTACCATTTTTTCCTTAGCGCGACGACCATGGTACAATCGACGCTTAAAGGCCGATAAGTATTCCTTTGATTTCGCCAGCCATTCTTCCACCATGGGAGCCGTTAGCTCCGTCTTACCTAAATAAGCCTTAATATCCGATAATTTCGGTTCTTTTTCCGATTTTTCGGCGATAATTTTTTCGATGCGCTCGAACAAGAAAACCTGTTTTCCCCATTCAGCATCGCTATAGAGGCGAAAATCTTCGCGAATGCGTTCTAATTTCAGTAGATCGGCGATTTTTCTCGCTAATTCGATCTCCTCCTCCGCTCTCAATAACCGAATCCTGCCAATCTCTTGCAGATAAATCCGAATCGAATCTTCCGTATAGGGTTTTTTTCTGGCCGCGTCGCGACGACGAGCGCTGGCAAGGCGGCGGGTTTTTTTGCCATCGTTGCTATCGCTGGTTTCTTCTAGCTCTAACTCGATATCCTCATCATCGAAGTCTTCGTCTAGGTCAATCAAATCTAAATCCAATTGCGGCTCGGTAAGGGTTAGTACATCGTGGGCCTGCGTCATGCCGTTTTCCTCTTGCTCCTTCTGTGCAAAACTAGAAGATCGAATCTCAATCTAGGTGATACTGAACAAATTTGTGTCTCAAATCCGAGACGGGGAAAGACTTTTCCGATTGTAGCTTTAATTACAACAAATGGGAGAAGATTTTTGCTTAAATTCTCTTGATTCTCTTGTGTCGATGCGATTTTAGCGACACGGAATGCTATTTTACCTCAGTCAACTCATAATCTGGCTCCTGCAAAAATTGGGTAAATGGCTGGAGGACTGAAATCCGACCGCCGGTTTGTCTGCGGTGTTGACCAGATAGCTAACAATCAAAGGAATTATTGGACGGGTTAACTGTTCCCACTGGCAAGGGGAATAGCATCCCTATTTGCCTTGCTAATTCCTTTAGTCCTTAGCTATTGTATTTAATTTGATCAGATTCTTACGTATAAATTTCATCCCTCATTAATTTTACGCGAATCTGTTTTTGGTACATTTGCACCATAATTAATCAGAGCGCAAGCTCATAATATTAACTTAGCAACATTTTAGAAATTTGCGAGACAAATTTAAGATTTTCTCCAATAGCACCGTGGGGTGTGGGGTGTGGGGTGTGGGGTGTGGGGTGTGGGGTGTTTTCTCAGTGAACTGATAACTGATAACTGATAACTGATAACTGACTCCTAACCCCACCGACCAAATTGTTCAGCAAACCCTATCTAGACTTGTAGCATTTCTGGGGTTTTTTCCTTCTGCTGCAGTGCGACATGGAGACGGTTTAAGGCGCTGATGTAGGCGCGAGCGGAGGCGACAATAATATCGGTATCGGCTGCGCGAGCAGAGTAGGTGCGTCCTTCGTAACGGAGACGGATAGTCACTTCTCCTAAAGCATCGATTCCCTCGGTAACTTCTCGCACCGAGAAAGAAATTAATTCGTTAGGAATCTGCACCACTCGATCGATCGCTTTGCAGAGAGCATCCACCGGTCCTGTACCGATGGCCGCATCGGATAACTCGCTACCGTCGGGAGTGCGAATCGTTACCGTGGCCGTGGGTCTGGCACTATTTCCACAGGACACTTGTACTAATTCAAGGCGGAAGTGATCGGGAACCGTATCGATTTCATCGTTAACAATCGCTTCTAGATCGCGATCGGTGATTTCCTTTTTGCGATCAGCCATTTCCTTAAACTGGATGAAAGCGTTATTAAGTTCCGTTTCCGAAAGCTCAAAACCCAATTCCTGTAAACGAGAGCGAAAAGCGTTGCGGCCGGAGAGTTTACCGAGGACGATCTGATTATGGGTCAAACCGATCGATTCTGCATCCATAATCTCATAGGTGAGTTTATGTTTTAACACCCCGTCCTGATGGATTCCCGACTCGTGTGCGAAAGCGTTAGCACCGACGATCGCCTTATTCGGTTGCACGATCATGCCGGTCAGATTAGAAACTAGGCGAGAAGTGCGATAGATTTCCTTGGTGTTGATCTTGGTTAAAGGTTCCGTGGACTCTGCTGGACGACCGAGGAAAGGATTAAAATAGGAGCGCCGCACATGAAGAGCCATCACCAATTCTTCTAGGGAAGCATTACCCGCACGCTCACCGATACCATTAATAGTACATTCCAACTGTCGAGCGCCATTTTTAACTGCTTCGAGGAAATTAGCCACCGCTAACCCTAAATCGTCGTGACCATGGACGGAGATAATCGCTTGGTCGATATTGGGGACATTTTCCTTAATACCACGGATTAAAGCCCCAAATTCGCTGGGGGTGGTATAACCGACGGTATCGGGAATATTAACGGTGGTGGCTCCTGCGGCGATCGCTCTTTCGAGGACTTGGTAGAGGAATTCCGGATCGCTGCGGCCGGCATCTTCGGGGGAAAATTCCACATCATTAAGGAAGGATTTGGCATAGGCCACCATTTCCGGCACAATCTCAAGAACTTCCTGACGAGTCTTCTTAAGTTTGTATTGGAGGTGTATATCAGATGTGGCTAGGAAGGTGTGAATTCTCGGCTTGGCGGCGGGTCTGAGCGCATCGGCGGCAGATTTTATATCTTTTTGGGTAGTGCGGGCTAATCCGCAAATAATCGGGCTATCAGCTTCGCCGCCGACGCTGGCGGCAATTTTCTGCACCGCATCAAAGTCCCCCGGACTAGCGTGGGGAAAACCCGCTTCAATGACATCAACTCCCAGTCGTGCCAGTGCGCGGGCTATGGTTAGCTTCTCATCCACATTTAAAGCGGCACCCGGGGACTGTTCCCCATCTCGAAGGGTGGTATCGAAGATAATCACACGGTCTGGACTGGTATTCATAGTTTTTTTGTACCGTTAACGAACTTGGGAGTTGTTCCTCTGATTATAGCAGCCGAGGCCGAGGGGGTTATAAGGAAAATTGCCCTGAGAATTTCTCGACTTGCTCGCGCTTTTCCGGCTTGCCCTCTTTTTGGCTACCATAGAGGATATGGATAAATTGGCGAGGGAGTTAACAATGTTTGGCAAACCAGGGAAAGAACCGAACCCACCGGAGGTAAAAGACTTACAGGAGGTGATGTTTTCGATTAAGCAAAATCTCGAACCAGATCAGGATAAAGCTGATATTAATCTTGTTGATCCTCCCACTCCAGAGGTAGTTACTGTAGTTGAAAATATTAGTAAAATTCTCTCTCCCTATTTTATCGTTTTGGTGGGTTTATTCCTCTATGATCGAAATAGTTTTATCGGTTTTTTATTAGTCTTTACGGGAGTTTTAGCGATTTTTGGAGTTTCCCTCAAGGATATTAATAAACTCGTTGAAGAAGGGAAAAAGTTTTTCCAATCTAAGTAGTTTTATCCTCTGGATATGGTGATAACTGATAACTGATAACTGATAACTGATAACTGATAACTGATAACTGATATAAGATTATGTCTTTAGTTGCATCTTTACTCGATCGAGTATCTCCTCAGAGTTTACAACAATTGCGAGCCAGTGATCGAGCTTGGCAAGCTTTGCGTTTAGAAAATCCGCTTATTCCCACGGTAATTAATCAAAGTCAAGAATCTTTAGGAGATACGGATTTTGATCTAGTTATTGCCGGGGGAACTTTGGGAATTTTCATCGGGGCTGCTTTACAAACCAGGGGCTGGCGTGTGGCATTATTAGAAAGAGGTATTCTGCGCGGTCGTGAGCAGGAGTGGAATATTTCACGTTTAGAATTAAGCAGTTTTTTAGAGTTAGATTTATTGACCGAAGCTGAATTGAATCAAGCGATAGCGACAGAATATAATCCTGCTAGGGTGGGATTTTATCAAGGTTATGAGCTTTGGGTCAGAGATATTTTAAATATTGGTGTTAATCCGGTTTATTTGCTAGAGACTTTAAAAACGAAGTTTTTAGAAGCGGGAGGAAAGTTATTAGAAAATTCGGGATTTAGTGGGGCGATTATTCATACCGATGGAGTAATGGTTAAAACGGGAGAAGTGACTTTAAAAACCCGTTTATTAATCGATGCCATGGGTCATTTTTCAGCAATTGCAAAACAGGCAAGAAAAGGAGAAAAACCCGATGGAGTTTGTTTAGTGGTGGGTAGTTGCGGTCAGGGTTTTCCCAGTAATGAAACTGGTGATTTGATTTATTCTTTTACCCCAATCTTGCACCAATGTCAATACTTTTGGGAAGCATTTCCCGCTAGGGATGGTCGGACAACTTATTTATTTACCTATCTTGATACCCATCCCGATCGCTTTAGTTTAGAATTTTTGATGGAGGAGTATTTAAGATTACTGCCGGAGTATCAAAAGGTGGATTTAGAAGCGGTAAACTTTCAGCGTTTTCTAGCGGGTTTTTTCCCTGCCTATCGTCAAAGTCCTTTAAAAATGCCTTGGTCAAGAATTCTGGCAGTGGGAGATAGTAGCGGTAGTCAATCTCCGGTAAGTTTTGGTGGTTTTGGGGCAATGGTCAGACATTTAAAAAGGCTAACTTTCGCCATCGAGGAAGCTTTACAAATTGATGCTTTAAACCGAGAAGATTTAGCTATTTTACAACCCTATCAACCGAATATATCGGTAACTTGGCTATTTCAAAAAACCATGAGTGTTGCCATGTCTGCTAACCCTAATCCCAATCAAATTAATGACTTAATGAGTGGAGTTTTTCGGGTAATGGACAAGTTAGGAGATGAGGTCTTAAAACCATTTTTACAGGATGTGGTGCAGTTTTCTTCCCTCTCAAAAACTTTGCCTTTGGTTAATCCTCAATTAGTTTTACCGATGATTCCACAAGTGGGTATCAGTCCTTTTATCGATTGGACGGGACATTATTTGAATTTAGCTTTGTATAGTGGTTTATATCCCTTGGCAGCCACCTTAAAACCTGTTTTAGAAAAGTTACCCGACAGGCAAAAATATCTTTATCATCGTTATTTAGACAGTTGGAAATATGGCTCTGGGGGAGATTTTATCAGTAATCAGTGATCAGTGATCAGTAAACAGTGAACAGTGAACTGATTACTGATAGGGTGCATCTCTTATTGGTGACATTCTCTCACATATTGGTGAGCAGCAGAAGTTATTCCAAGAGGGCGAATGCAATTCGCCCCTACAATAATATTATCGCGTCAATGGTAGGGGCGCACTGCGTGCGCCCAAATGTAATATAGATATTTCTACAAAATTGAGATGCACCCCATCTGATAACTGATAACTGATAACTGATTTAATCTTTATCTTGAAAAAATTGTTGATCGAGATAATTAACTTTAGCATAGGGTTCTAAAGCGGAGAGAATTTGTCGGCCATAACTGCGGGCATTGACACGATTATCGAGGACAGCCACACAACCTTGACACTCCCGGAGAGACTGGACAGATTGCTGAATTTCCCTTACTGCTGTGGGTAAAAGATAGGCACGAAACCAGTCGAGATGTTGTCGTTTATAGTAGGCAATTTTGCCAGCAACGAGAGGATTTTCGGGGGAGGGTAAGGGTAAAGTAGCGATAATTAATAAACTGGGAGTCGGAAATTTTTCTTGATGGGTTTGCCAGAATTGCCAACCACAAACGAGAATAGTATTACTATTAATCTCAGTTTTTTCCACTTGCACTCGCGAACCGTAATCGGCTGCCATTTGGGTGGCAATTTGTGCCTTGAGGGGAACATCTTCAATCAGGATTACTATCGGTTGTTCACTGGTATGATTAGCACTAACTAATTCCCGCACTTGCTTTAATAACATCGGTTGAAATTCGGGGGTATTGGGGGCGCTGATGCGATCGGGTAGATATAAATGAATATATTCACTTTCGCGATCAGCTGCAAACTTTAGAGTTAAAATTTCTCCGATACCCTGATTTTGACGGTATAAATTAGCGGATTTTTCGCTATCTAAAAAACTGCCGATTAAAACAAAGGGTTGCTGCTGCCAAATCGGTTTGAAAAAACTAGCCACCTCCAAAGGACTGATTTTTAGGGTAAATTCTTCTCGATCTCGATCTACGGATGTCCAGAGGAGATAATTAAGCTCGGGGATTTTTGCCGCTAGAAGTTGCCAAACAGAATCAGTGGTTAAGTCTTGATCCAAGCGTTGCAGGAGAGCAATTATATATTCTTTTTCCTTGGCATCAATAAGATAGCAATTAT
This portion of the Microcystis aeruginosa NIES-2549 genome encodes:
- a CDS encoding helicase C-terminal domain-containing protein — translated: MVLLEAAVHSSLRAFLREQGRFYWSHHLTMGRLVARALRLKRSSLIQTGTTLSRYCLSYLTPALLGDTPVLIVAPESELNLLLEVEIPHLQAWLQTQRNILKSDRFPANFTGLLLTTPQQWLEDKLGNLGHFPQNIPTIIDRAEDLETCLVDYLTVTITPEQWFALGSAYPQHREFIDLIKAQLSQSILGHPINPYNCYLIDAKEKEYIIALLQRLDQDLTTDSVWQLLAAKIPELNYLLWTSVDRDREEFTLKISPLEVASFFKPIWQQQPFVLIGSFLDSEKSANLYRQNQGIGEILTLKFAADRESEYIHLYLPDRISAPNTPEFQPMLLKQVRELVSANHTSEQPIVILIEDVPLKAQIATQMAADYGSRVQVEKTEINSNTILVCGWQFWQTHQEKFPTPSLLIIATLPLPSPENPLVAGKIAYYKRQHLDWFRAYLLPTAVREIQQSVQSLRECQGCVAVLDNRVNARSYGRQILSALEPYAKVNYLDQQFFQDKD
- a CDS encoding BCD family MFS transporter → MATSDISNSTHSSPKPLPKLGLFTMFRLGLFQMGLGIMSLLTLGVLNRIMIDELKVLPFLAAAAIAMHQFVSPARIWFGQRSDGKTIFGHHRSGYVWIGAAVFTALAFIALQVVWQLGLSIQTSGWNTISYAWIALLALIFALYGLALSASSTPFAALLVDVSDEDNRSQLVAIVWSMLMVGIVVGAIVSSRLLDTPNICGTNILTYDPTQSAPIANIPQLQANINPVFAIMPAIVFGLCILATFGVEKKYSRFSSRSTLVQREDQITFKDALQVLTASRQTGLFFTFLLMMTLSLFMQDAIMEPFGGEVFGMCIAQTTQLNAFWGTGTLFGIAATGFMLIPRIGKQKTTKYGCIFATICFILLIFAGFSANQSLLKSSLLFFGLASGMITAGATSLMLDLTAAETAGTFIGAWGLSQAIARGLATVLGGTILNIGKLVFSSPVLAYGLVFLVQALGMILAVWLLSRVDVKEFKENARAAIATVIKGEID
- the rpoD gene encoding RNA polymerase sigma factor RpoD → MTQAHDVLTLTEPQLDLDLIDLDEDFDDEDIELELEETSDSNDGKKTRRLASARRRDAARKKPYTEDSIRIYLQEIGRIRLLRAEEEIELARKIADLLKLERIREDFRLYSDAEWGKQVFLFERIEKIIAEKSEKEPKLSDIKAYLGKTELTAPMVEEWLAKSKEYLSAFKRRLYHGRRAKEKMVQSNLRLVVSIAKKYMNRGLSFQDLIQEGSLGLIRAAEKFDHEKGYKFSTYATWWIRQAITRAIADQSRTIRLPVHLYETISRIKKTTKILSQEMRRKPTEEEIATKMEMTIEKLRFIAKSAQLPISLETPIGKEEDSRLGDFIEADGETPEDEVSKNLLREDLENVLDTLSPRERDVLRLRYGLDDGRMKTLEEIGQIFNVTRERIRQIEAKALRKLRHPNRNSILKEYIR
- a CDS encoding 2-isopropylmalate synthase, encoding MNTSPDRVIIFDTTLRDGEQSPGAALNVDEKLTIARALARLGVDVIEAGFPHASPGDFDAVQKIAASVGGEADSPIICGLARTTQKDIKSAADALRPAAKPRIHTFLATSDIHLQYKLKKTRQEVLEIVPEMVAYAKSFLNDVEFSPEDAGRSDPEFLYQVLERAIAAGATTVNIPDTVGYTTPSEFGALIRGIKENVPNIDQAIISVHGHDDLGLAVANFLEAVKNGARQLECTINGIGERAGNASLEELVMALHVRRSYFNPFLGRPAESTEPLTKINTKEIYRTSRLVSNLTGMIVQPNKAIVGANAFAHESGIHQDGVLKHKLTYEIMDAESIGLTHNQIVLGKLSGRNAFRSRLQELGFELSETELNNAFIQFKEMADRKKEITDRDLEAIVNDEIDTVPDHFRLELVQVSCGNSARPTATVTIRTPDGSELSDAAIGTGPVDALCKAIDRVVQIPNELISFSVREVTEGIDALGEVTIRLRYEGRTYSARAADTDIIVASARAYISALNRLHVALQQKEKTPEMLQV
- a CDS encoding FAD-dependent oxidoreductase, encoding MSLVASLLDRVSPQSLQQLRASDRAWQALRLENPLIPTVINQSQESLGDTDFDLVIAGGTLGIFIGAALQTRGWRVALLERGILRGREQEWNISRLELSSFLELDLLTEAELNQAIATEYNPARVGFYQGYELWVRDILNIGVNPVYLLETLKTKFLEAGGKLLENSGFSGAIIHTDGVMVKTGEVTLKTRLLIDAMGHFSAIAKQARKGEKPDGVCLVVGSCGQGFPSNETGDLIYSFTPILHQCQYFWEAFPARDGRTTYLFTYLDTHPDRFSLEFLMEEYLRLLPEYQKVDLEAVNFQRFLAGFFPAYRQSPLKMPWSRILAVGDSSGSQSPVSFGGFGAMVRHLKRLTFAIEEALQIDALNREDLAILQPYQPNISVTWLFQKTMSVAMSANPNPNQINDLMSGVFRVMDKLGDEVLKPFLQDVVQFSSLSKTLPLVNPQLVLPMIPQVGISPFIDWTGHYLNLALYSGLYPLAATLKPVLEKLPDRQKYLYHRYLDSWKYGSGGDFISNQ
- a CDS encoding Rpn family recombination-promoting nuclease/putative transposase translates to MYDNVCKFLAENYSRDFAQWLLGEPLSFTQLSPSELSLEPIRADALILLESDQMILHLEFQTEPDPKMSFRMLDYRTRVYRRFPKKTMRQVVIYLKETSSPLVQENAFILPNTRHEYEVLRLWEIAAEEMLGLSGLLPLANLGKTPNRPEILRQVAAKIDNIEGRTEKSNLAAATAILAGLVLSKEIIGSLLREEIMRESVIYQDIRESGKAQGREEGRREEAVSLILRLLNRRLGEISSTLGQQIQELSLEQLETLGEALLDFTSLTDLTTWLLEIEN